The proteins below are encoded in one region of Aspergillus nidulans FGSC A4 chromosome III:
- a CDS encoding protein rfeG (transcript_id=CADANIAT00005752): protein MTSRQNEYFIPGDGISREVIQADICRYLGNDALVRPGNHNGRAGFFIRAYRNLTSEMIADLKADSARWEADVRSRADQGYPRGSYIQDYSYSQPSRATPTYSTSMGSSMHPEMSHGQGPSPPTTYAAPPQQYSEQYHQSGYPATSSPSYSNAPSYPSNHSGFGSGQPPYPQHIPYSAPTQPPVTSEVHPSYTYASSGYGFENGRNNAPRYPGPGYDADSDYSPVTTGMAYPATTAPDPRIGMEPRYTPESTYDRSRPQPAREREAPRRTR from the exons ATGACTAGCCGTCAGAATGAATACTTCATCCCCGGAGATGGTATTAGCCGAGAAGTAATTCAGGCCGACATCTGCCGTTACCTTGGAAATGATGCTTTAGTAAGACCTGGAAACCACAAT GGTCGCGCGGGATTCTTCATTCGCGCTTATCGAAACCTCACATCA GAAATGATTGCTGATCTCAAGGCGGACTCCGCCCGCTGGGAAGCAGACGTCAGAAGTCGTGCTGACCAAGGTTATCCCCGGGGCAGCTACATCCAGGACTACAGCTACTCTCAACCTAGCCGGGCTACACCAACCTACTCAACCTCTATGGGAAGTTCCATGCACCCTGAAATGTCCCATGGTCaaggcccttctcctcctaCAACCTACGCTGCTCCGCCGCAGCAGTATTCTGAGCAGTATCACCAATCTGGCTACCCAGCAACTTCAAGTCCGTCATACTCAAATGCTCCGTCATATCCTTCAAACCACTCGGGCTTTGGATCTGGTCAGCCCCCATACCCTCAACATATCCCCTACAGTGCTCCAACCCAGCCTCCTGTGACTTCTGAGGTCCACCCTTCATATACTTACGCCAGCTCTGGCTATGGTTTCGAGAATGGGCGAAACAATGCCCCTCGGTACCCTGGTCCTGGATATGATGCCGATTCTGATTATTCTCCTGTTACTACCGGAATGGCTTATCCTGCTACCACTGCCCCTGATCCACGGATAGGAATGGAGCCCAGATACACACCGGAGTCCACATATGACCGCAGTAGGCCGCAGCcagcaagagaaagagaggcTCCCCGCCGAACGCGGTAA
- a CDS encoding uncharacterized protein (transcript_id=CADANIAT00005753): MRVAAWAFIRHVEMVANQGFSPPGPSVSLGSSLGSCTLIGTLFDRIPTRACFLSGCGICKNLTTGLGLAGLRFSSVRARLQMTSTSHPFFWFTAISVFPFRVSWSSLVIITSAIHYSQRRSPRTTLANTLYTHTAYLDRAVDGPLL, from the exons ATGCGTGTGGCGGCTTGGGCATTCATCAGAC ATGTCGAAATGGTTGCGAACCAGGGCTTCAGTCCGCCTGGGCCGTCCGTATCCTTGGGTTCCAGCCTGGGGTCTTGCACTCTCATTGGGACATTGTTCGATCGCATTCCCACCAGAGCATGCTTTTTAAGTGGATGCGGAATCTGTAAGAACCTAACCACTG GCCTGGGTTTGGCGGGCTTGAGATTTTCCAGCGTTAGAGCGAGATTGCAGATGACCTCGACCTCGCATCCTTTCTTCTGGTTCACCGCGATATCAGTGTTCCCATTCCGGGTCAGCTGGTCAAGCTTGGTCATTATCACCAGCGCCATCCATTACTCACAACGGAGATCTCCACGTACCACCCTCGCGAATACTCTATACACGCACACGGCATATCTTGACAGAGCCGTTGATGGTCCGTTATTATAG
- a CDS encoding DNA-directed DNA polymerase eta (transcript_id=CADANIAT00005754): MPLSPEPPGSPPNSSNDSLKRHSRYTYRHFQLLRQASPASPLRVIAHIDLDAFYAQCEMVRLGTPRERPLAVQQWDSLIAINYPARKFGITRMISAKEAKAKCADIVLQHVATFREGEGGKWAYREDAWKNIGTDKVCLDPYRAESRKILGTIKRELSKCYSELNGDLSGLGLSSQIKLQEALVEKASVDEVFIDLSPLVFGVLLQRYPEMREKPHGDDRVALLPCPPTTALEWDTEDCLVDLDENETEVDDPDWDDVAMLIGAEIVRSVRTAVWNSLSYTCSAGIAKNKMMAKLGSATNKPNKQTVVRNRAIQNFLSGFKFTKIRMLGGKLGDQVTAMFGTEQISELLKVSLEQFRAKLNDDTAVWLYGIIRGEDKSEVNPRTQIKSMLSAKSFRPSINTLDQADKWLHIFAADIYGRLVEEGVLEHKRRPKTIALHHRQGAQVKSRQLPIPGSATIDEDLLFELGKTLLRQIAADGAAWPCANISMSVGGFEDGTSKNQAIDGFLLRGDQARNMASSSSSRVHVADEVPAEHQPIEKRRKVEDSGLRRFFNKPSETDGPGHSFDKGHMADTPDINVDNAQLDDHVASDGEIEQVHSKSFRCPRCGRYINCGEEDEHNDWHFAKDLETQERQAARSSQAAQLPNRAASGSRSKPARGGRGGKSEKGQTRLTFG; encoded by the coding sequence ATGCCGCTCTCCCCAGAACCACCGGGTTCGCCCCCGAACTCATCCAACGATTCCTTGAAACGCCATTCCCGCTACACCTACCGtcatttccagcttctccgaCAAGCGTCCCCTGCCTCGCCGCTCCGCGTAATAGCACACATCGACCTCGATGCCTTCTACGCACAATGCGAGATGGTCCGGCTAGGGACGCCGCGCGAGAGGCCGCTTGCCGTTCAGCAGTGGGACTCGCTCATCGCGATCAACTATCCGGCGCGCAAATTCGGCATTACGCGGATGATCAGCGCGAAGGAGGCGAAGGCTAAGTGCGCGGATATTGTCCTTCAGCATGTTGCTACATTtcgagagggcgagggcggcAAGTGGGCGTATAGAGAGGATGCGTGGAAGAATATCGGGACGGACAAGGTCTGTCTTGATCCGTACCGGGCGGAATCGCGGAAGATCCTAGGGACGATCAAGCGAGAGTTGTCGAAGTGTTATTCCGAGCTCAATGGTGATTTGTCTGGGCTGGGATTGAGCAGTCAAATCAAATTGCAGGAAGCGCTTGTTGAGAAAGCGAGTGTTGACGAGGTTTTCATTGACCTTTCTCCACTAGTTTTCGGGGTCCTGCTCCAGCGGTACCCCGAGATGCGCGAGAAGCCGCATGGAGACGATCGGGTTGCGTTGCTGCCTTGTCCGCCAACAACTGCGCTGGAATGGGATACTGAGGATTGCTTAGTTGACCTTGACGAGAACGAGACTGAGGTCGATGACCCGGACTGGGACGATGTTGCCATGCTTATCGGCGCTGAAATTGTTCGATCCGTCCGAACGGCCGTTTGGAATTCACTTAGCTACACCTGCTCCGCAGGCATCGCGAAAAACAAGATGATGGCGAAGCTGGGCAGTGCAACGAACAAACCCAATAAGCAAACCGTCGTTCGCAATCGTGCGATCCAGAACTTCCTCAGCGGCTTCAAGTTCACCAAGATCCGGATGCTTGGCGGCAAACTAGGAGACCAGGTCACTGCAATGTTTGGAACAGAACAGATCAGCGAACTCCTCAAAGTGTCGCTTGAGCAATTCCGCGCTAAGCTGAACGATGACACGGCAGTTTGGTTGTACGGTATTATTCGTGGCGAAGATAAAAGCGAAGTCAACCCCAGGACGCAAATAAAGTCCATGCTTTCAGCAAAATCCTTTCGGCCGAGTATAAATACCCTCGATCAGGCAGATAAATGGCTCCATATTTTTGCGGCAGATATATATGGTCGCCTTGTGGAAGAAGGCGTCCTTGAGCACAAGCGGCGGCCGAAAACCATTGCGCTGCACCACCGGCAAGGTGCGCAGGTTAAATCCCGGCAATTGCCAATCCCCGGGTCAGCTACTATTGATGAAGACTTACTCTTTGAGCTTGGGAAGACATTGCTCCGGCAGATTGCTGCAGATGGGGCTGCATGGCCGTGTGCGAATATCTCAATGAGTGTTGGCGGATTTGAAGACGGGACGTCTAAGAATCAGGCAATTGATGGCTTTTTGCTACGCGGCGACCAGGCGAGGAACATggcgtcttcgtcgtcgagCCGGGTTCATGTGGCGGATGAGGTACCCGCAGAACACCAACCGATTGAAAAGCGAAGAAAAGTCGAAGATAGCGGGTTAAGACGCTTTTTCAACAAGCCATCAGAAACGGACGGGCCGGGCCACTCTTTTGACAAGGGTCATATGGCAGACACTCCCGACATCAACGTTGACAATGCACAACTTGATGATCATGTTGCGTCTGACGGCGAGATTGAGCAGGTACATTCAAAATCTTTCAGATGCCCTCGTTGTGGTAGGTACATAAATTGTGGTGAGGAAGACGAACACAATGATTGGCACTTTGCAAAGGATCTCGAAACTCAGGAAAGACAAGCAGCCAGAAGTTCTCAGGCTGCTCAGCTACCCAACAGAGCGGCTTCAGGTTCCCGGTCAAAACCTGCTCGCGGCGGGCGGGGAGGCAAATCGGAGAAGGGTCAAACACGACTTACGTTTGGATGA
- a CDS encoding uncharacterized protein (transcript_id=CADANIAT00005755), with product MPIARRKFGLQMVQTCLKIDPTVKLIGKDQTPRSADDEREYRNWEHDVIDRKNLLTGERADNLEPSQILDSTTRWWANTFGMR from the exons ATGCCTATCGCGAGGCGTAAATTTGGTCTCCAGATGGTCCAG ACATGCCTCAAGATCGACCCAACGGTAAAACTCATCGGAAAGGATCAAACACCTCGATCTGCGGATGACGAGCGGGAGTACAGGAATTGGGAGCATGATGTTATTGACCGAAAGAATTTGCTGACTGGAGAACGTGCTGACAACCTCGAGCCGTCGCAGATATTGGATAGCACTACCCGCTGGTGGGCAAACACTTTCGGAATGAGGTAA
- a CDS encoding uncharacterized protein (transcript_id=CADANIAT00005756), translating to MPRRSRLVEYDDVIEDMEEVYPSRMKGEVLIDRDVRYGHGHGHRMPRAPGPPLAPVAEVLPDRRHRRGRSKAGYPHEDLEYLRDDVLAAERRARLDLDAYRAEGARKYREERHISHKSQPQLQPGSRGRRRSKISDVDEVYYSHDDSHHGITESESDEMDEYIEAKRSISRHELDARKEALQRSKNLKEEKRTRQSSYDEDMYPKGSRAPEEYARDRKGPPHDSVLRPRHRSHYHIDLVEDETTESDESVDIAPTPGRQGVVRRTHLEQKYSARRRAATSSLSSPESAGSSEEELPRVPLPIPVPPVYKESPRRIKPLGHAPVHQIPRPPSPPSPPSPPSPPRVPSVETVLNEREIRQRRKQEKAAEEIEVARRSRESLQLSSEPHARRKKGKQRAIIEEPEAAGHREILIEDERVTPRVAYKEREFIGEEYRQEPQHMRSSPQSDSTEDWAIVRTPSSKSKYSPEIESPFVDVREELRHPRYRDRPAKVPVDDIREPRHKGDIPRGKVGPRYIGVKNRRDRLWTEITKDLVVREAIERAGYEYEEYDSFYYIFSYLHPDDVSAMVEDSDNIRRARRRRIKEIQHERASLPPSRRSPNNSTPLVAERPPSPPVPPSPPRQHREDRREERKRRERERERDRVPVREEDIAIEGSGRWARTGRW from the exons ATGCCGCGTCGAAGCCGTCTAGTTGAATACGACGATGTCATCGAAGACATGGAGGAAGTGTATCCCAGTCGAATGAAGGGTGAGGTCCTGATCGACCGAGATGTACGCTACGGCCATGGGCATGGGCATCGAATGCCCCGTGCGCCAGGACCACCTCTAGCACCGGTCGCTGAGGTGCTCCCAGACCGTCGACACCGCAGAGGCCGCTCAAAGGCGGGGTACCCGCACGAAGACTTGGAGTACCTTCGAGACGACGTATTGGCAGCCGAACGGCGCGCGCGGTTAGACCTGGATGCATATCGCGCCGAAGGAGCCAGAAAGTATCGAGAAGAGAGACATATCTCTCACAagtctcagcctcagcttcaACCTGGATCTCGCGGCAGACGGCGTTCAAAGATCTCGGATGTCGATGAAGTGTACTATTCTCATGATGATTCACACCATGGCATTACGGAAAGTGAATCAGATGAAATGGATGAGTATATCGAAGCAAAACGATCAATATCTCGACATGAGCTCGACGCACGCAAGGAGGCTCTACAGCGCAGTAAAAACctgaaagaggaaaagcgaACGCGGCAATCGAGCTACGATGAGGACATGTACCCTAAGGGCAGCCGCGCGCCTGAGGAATATGCGAGAGATAGAAAGGGTCCACCCCATGATAGTGTTCTGCGCCCACGCCACCGATCACATTATCATATTGACCTCGTAGAGGATGAGACCACTGAAAGCGACGAGAGTGTGGATATCGCTCCTACACCCGGCCGACAGGGAGTGGTACGGAGAACTCATCTCGAGCAGAAGTATTCTGCGCGCCGCCGAGCGGCGACCTCGTCTTTGTCGTCGCCCGAATCTGCTGGATCGTCTGAAGAAGAACTTCCGAGAGTACCCTTGCCAATTCCCGTTCCGCCAGTCTACAAAGAATCGCCCAGGAGGATTAAACCTCTCGGCCATG CACCAGTGCATCAGATACCTCGACCTCCTAGCCCGCCTAGCCCTCCCAGTCCGCCTAGTCCACCCCGAGTGCCGAGTGTAGAAACGGTTCTCAACGAGCGTGAGATTCGTCAAAG GCGGAAGCAAGAGAAAGCAGCCGAAGAGATTGAGGTCGCAAGACGGAGTAGGGAATCACTTCAACTGTCGTCTGAACCTCACGCTcgaaggaagaaaggaaaacaGAGAGCCATAATTGAGGAGCCAGAAGCTGCAGGACACAGGGAAATCCTCATAGAAGACGAGCGAGTTACCCCCAGGGTTGCGTACAAGGAGCGCGAGTTCATCGGAGAAGAATACCGGCAAGAACCACAACATATGCGCAGCTCGCCTCAAAGTGACAGCACAGAAGACTGGGCCATTGTCCGAACACCATCCTCCAAATCGAAATACAGTCCTGAAATAGAATCACCATTTGTGGACGTCCGCGAGGAACTACGACATCCCCGATACAGAGACCGTCCTGCCAAAGTACCCGTTGACGATATTAGAGAGCCCAGACACAAGGGCGATATCCCAAGAGGCAAAGTAGGTCCGCGATACATTGGCGTCAAAAACCGCCGAGATCGCCTCTGGACCGAGATCACCAAGGACTTAGTTGTACGTGAAGCGATAGAGCGCGCCGGGTACGAGTACGAGGAATACGATTCATTCTACTATATCTTCTCTTACCTGCACCCA GACGACGTATCCGCCATGGTAGAGGACTCAGATAACATCCGACGCGCACGTCGGCGTCGTATCAAGGAGATCCAACATGAGCGCGCGTCCTTGCCTCCTTCAAGGCGGTCGCC